The following are encoded in a window of Peromyscus leucopus breed LL Stock chromosome X, UCI_PerLeu_2.1, whole genome shotgun sequence genomic DNA:
- the Pbdc1 gene encoding protein PBDC1: MDTACESVEQVSGEVVSVAHALSLPAESYGNDPDIEMAWAIRAMQHAEVYYKLISSVDPQFLKLTQVDDQIYSEFRENFEKLRVDVLDPEELKSESAKEKWRPFCLKFEGIVEDYNYGTLLRLDCSQGYTEENTIFAPRIQFFAIEIARNREGYNKAVSVSIQDKEGEKGADNKEEEAEKGTDSGGEKEEGVNREK, translated from the exons ATGGATACCGCCTGCGAAAGCGTAGAGCAG gtttctGGCGAAGTGGTGTCCGTGGCCCATGCTCTTTCTCTCCCAGCCGAGTCATATGGCAACGAC CCTGATATTGAGATGGCTTGGGCCATCCGAGCAATGCAGCATGCCGAAGTCTATTACAAA TTGATTTCATCAGTTGACCCACAGTTCCTGAAACTCACCCAAGTAGATGACCAAATCTACTCTGAGTTCCGTGAAAATTTCGAGAAGCTCAGGGTAGATGTATTGGACCCAGAAGAACTCAAATCAGAATCAGCTAAAGAG aagTGGAGGCCATTCTGCTTAAAATTTGAAGGGATCGTAGAAGACTACAACTATGGTACTTTGCTACGACTGGATTGTTCCCAGGGTTACACTGAGGAGAACACCATCTTTG CACCCAGGATTCAATTTTTTGCAATTGAAATTGCTCGGAACCGGGAAGGCTATAACAAAGCAGTTTCCGTCAGTATTCAGgacaaagaaggagagaaaggagctgacaataaagaagaggaagctgagaaaggaactgatagtggaggagaaaaagaggaaggagtcaacagagaaaagtaa